In the Blautia coccoides genome, AGCTTATGGAGTGACTTCCTCAATGATGACCGAGACAAAAGTACCAACGGCAATCTTTGGCTCTGCATCCGGTATCCTTTCCGTGGTTGGTTTTATTCCGGATATGTTTGTTTCACCCATTGCCGGAAAATGGCTGGATACTTATGATACGGCGGGGGCATATACGAGAATCTTCGGAGTCCTTGCAGTAAGTGCTGCAGGTGCATTGTTCTGTGCATGGATGGTCAGAGTTTACAAAAAGAAATTGGAAAAGAAACAGGCATAATAACTGTGAAGGTACAAAACGGTAACGAAGCAGATTTAAAATAAGGGAGAAAAAAATAATATGGAATTAGAAAAATTTTTCTTTACGCAGGAAGACGCGGACTTTATCCATGAACAGTCCCTGAAGGTATTGGCCGAGACAGGATGTGTTTTTGACGACGCAAAGGCCATTGAGATTTTCAAAAAGAATGGGGCAAAGATCGATGGAGTCACTGTGTATTTTACAAAAGAATTAGTAGACAAAGCTCTCTCCACAGTAGTTGATTCCTTCGAGATTTACAGGCCGGACGGAACCCTTTATTCCATGGGAAGAGGGAGCAAGACCATGTGTACTGCAGGTAGTCCGCCATACATCCTTGATGAGAATAAGTTCCGCTTTGCGGTTATGGATGATTATGTAAATATCTGTAAACTGGTACAGACAAGTGACTGTCTCGACATGACACACTTGAATCTGTGCGATGTCTATGATATCGACCGGAACGAAAGAGTATATCATATGATGGCGGCATTATTGAAGTACACCACACTGCCGGTCTCCATCACTGCCCTGATGACTGCAAAAGAAGATACGGGAATGATCGCCTCCCATTTGATCGATATGGTTGCTCAGTTTACAGGTGTGGAGAAAGGCCATGTACTGATTGGATGTGTCAGTCCTATTTCCCCGCTGGCTTATATCAAAGAGGCATTGGATGCACTTTATGTTTACTGTGAACGCAACCAGCCGATCCAGTTGGCAACCTGTTCACTCCCCGTACTGACAAGCCAGGCGTCACTTCTTGGAACGGTTATTCAGAATAATGCGGAATTGCTGGCCGCAATCACGCTGATCCAGCTTATGAAACCGGGACTTCCCGTGTTTTATGGCAATACCTCCACATCAACGAATCTCAGGAAGGCATCCATGTCTCTGGGTTCAAGTGAGACAGCGCTGATTTCTCTTGCTACGGCAAAAATGGCAAAATATTATCATATGCCTTTCCGGGCATCTGGAGCGCTGAATGATGCCATAGATATTGACTATCAGGCAGGAGCTGAGTCTGCTTTAAATCTCATGTGCGGCACACTGAGCGATGTGGATCTGGTTTATTTCGCAGCCGGAATGTTAAGCGGATTTAATGTTACATCCCTTGAGAAATATGTAGTGGATGAACAGTTGATCAAAATGGTAAAACGGCTGTATAAAGGTATTGCGATTGACAAGACAAAAGATTATACGTCCGGAATCCAAGCAGTGGGACCAAGAGGAAGCTTCCTGAAAGGGAGAACACCCAAGGAATACCGTGCGGAACATTTTGTCCCTGATATTTTTGTCAAACAAGATTACAAGTCCTGGGAATCTGAGGGAAGCATCAGTGTAAAAGAAAAAGCTTCTCAGGTGGTGAAACAGCGCCTCGCAGATTACAAGGCACCGGATATTTCGGCAGAACAACTGGCAATCATTGAAAAATATCTGTAACCGGAATGACGGCAGCCCGTGCGGACTGCCGTCATTTGATTGTTACTATTCAGCCTTCCGGGTTCATAGCGTAAAATTATGCATACAGACTGCATAAACCATAGCCCGGCGCGTAGCTGTCCCGGGATTGTTTTGCAATTAAAGGCAACACCTTGCGTGACAGTGGAAGACTGAACGGTTATATTTGTTTTGCAAGAATACATATGGATGCATTGAATATTGCAGACAAATGAGATAGAATGATTATTACAATATTTATCACAACAGCTTACAGAGTGTTTTCGACGGAGAAAAAGAATGATTGAATACAGAAATGTCAGGAAGTATTATGGTGATCAACTGATCATTCAGGACATAAACATGAAGGTGGAAGACGGAGAGTTTGTTGTTATAATCGGGCCGTCGGGGTGTGGAAAGACAACTGCCATTAAAATGCTGAACCGTCTGCTTGAGACATCGGATGGGAATATACTGATCAACGGCATAGACAATAAAGAAATGGACTTGATTCAGCTTCGGACAATGATTGGATATGTAATCCAGCAAATTGGTCTCTTCCCTAATATGACCGTGGAGGAAAATATTTCGGTTGTTCCCCAAATTTTAAAATGGAACAAGGAGAAAACAAAAGAGAGGGTTAGAGAATTATTGTCCATGGTGAATATGCCCTATGATTCCTATGCCAAGAAATATCCCCGCCAGTTGTCCGGCGGACAGCAGCAGCGGATCGGAGTTTTGAGAGCCATGGCGGTCAATCCGCCTATTATTATTATGGATGAACCATTTGGAGCCCTTGATCCGATAACCAGGGAAATTCTACAGAATGAAGTGAAAAAAATCCAGAAAAATTTGCATATAACTGTTTTGTTTATCACGCATGATATGCATGAAGCCATGAAGCTGGCTGACCGGATCGTCTTTATGGATCAGGGGAAAATTCTCCAGACAGCTTCCCCAAAAGAGATGGTGCTGCATCCTGCAAATGAGACGGTTGCTCAGTTCATACGTCTGCAGGAAGTAGAAGCCCAAAAAGAACAAACGTCTGCCAAAGACCTGATGCAGCCCCTTGCGGGATCTGTGGAATTGGCAAGGGCTGTTTTTGTCCGGGAGACAGACAGCCTGGAAACTATCGGGAGAAATTATGATTTGTCTAACAACAGGAAAATTTATGTCCAAAACCAGTCAGGATCTGTAGTGGGAGAGATTACTGTGGAGAGCCTGATCCTCAATTCTATCAAGCAGGTGTGATATGCAGGAATTTATTGATAAATACGCTGAAAAATTAGGAATAGCCATCCTTCAGCATATAGGATATGTATTGGTGAGTGTAGGTATTGCAGTTGTCATAGCCCTGGTTCTGGCAGGGGTACTTTCCAGGTATCGGAAAGCCGCCGGGTTTATATTGCCTGTGATCAGTGTATTTCAGACGGTTCCCGGCATTGTGTTTATTGGACTATTAATGCTTAAATTTGGAATGACCCAGTTTACAGTGGTGTTGGCGCTGAGTATTTATGCCATATTCCCCATCCTGAAGAATGCTTATCAGGGCTTTGTGGAAGTGGAACCGGGTATCATAGAAGTTGCACAGGGATGTGGTATGAACCGCAAGCAGATTTTTTTTCAGGTGGAACTTCCCCTTGCCATGCCGGCAATTTTTTCCGGAGTCCGAATGTCCCTTATCTATACCGTGAGCTGGGCCATACTTGCAGCTATGATCGGCCAAGGCGGACTGGGCGAATTTATTTACAGGGGAATTGATGCAAATGTCAAGGAATATATTGTGATTGGTTCAATCCCAATTGCAATACTGGCTATTGTATTCCGCCTGCTGATTGACAGGCTGGAAAAAATAGTTGTCTCAAAAGGAATACAGGAGGATTAAATGAGTCTTGAACTGGTATTTGAACATTTATATTTAGTGGTAGTCTCCTGTGCAGTTGTCATAGCAGTAGGCATTCCTCTTGGTATCTTTACCTATTACCATGAGAAGTTGGGGAAAATAGTGCTCACCGCCGTGGATTTGATTCAGACGGTTCCCGTTCTTGCCGTAATGGGTCTGCTCATGACTGTCTTCGGGGCAAATTCCCTTACCGTCATTACTGCCATGATTCTTTACCTGTTGCTGCCTGTTGTACGGAATACGAATACAGGCCTGAATCATGTGAATCCTCTGCTGAAAGAGACGGCGGACGCTATGGGTATGAACCGCCGGCAGAAGCTCGTGAAAGTAGAATTTCCGCTGGCTTTTCCCTTCATATTAACAGGTATCCGTATTACTGTAGTCAATGCAGTCGGTGTGGCTGTCTTCGGAACATTTGTGGGCGGCGGAGGACTGGGCAGCATTCTGTACCAAGGGATTCGGATACAAAACCTGAATCTGATCCTGGAAGGAACCTTGGTATTGTTAGTCATGTCCATGTGTTTTGACTACCTTCTTGGATTTTATGAAAAGAAAATAGGGAGATTAATATAATATGAAAAAATGGAAGAACAGAGCATTTCTACTTTCTGCATGTCTTGTTCTGGTATGTGCCTTTTCCGGTTGTTCAGATAAAAAGGATAAGAATACGGTCACCATTATTGACGGAGATTTTGCGGAGATGAAGTTTTTTACCCAGGTGGCAAAAATCCTGATTGAAAATAAGACTTCGTTAAAAGTAGATGTACAGGATTCAATGGCAAGCAATCTGGCATTTGAGCAGATAAAAGAAGGAAAGATGGATATTTATATGTCCTACGACGGCTCGTTATTGGCAGCCTATCTGGGCAAAGATCCTTCGGATGTCCCGGAAGGAACTTCTCTTTATGACTATGCCAATCAACTGGGGAAGGAATCCGCAAATGTTATGCTGACACCTAAGCTGGGAGAAGAAAACACTTATGTTGTTGCTGTGAATAAAGAACTTGCCGAAAAATATAATCTTAAATGCGTCAGCGATCTGAAAAAGCACGCACCCGATCTGGTTTTTGCGGCTGAGCATGAGTTCTTCGATGAAGGGTCTACCCATTATGATGCGTTTGTAGATTTTTACGGTCTCTCCTTTCAAGAGGGAATTACCATCGACCGAGGACTCAAATATACAGGAATGAGTTCCGGTAACATGGATGTTACCATTGTATATACAACAGACGGATTGAACCGCAAATTTGAACTTACCACTCTGAAAGATGATAAAAAATTTTTCCCGGAATACAATGGCGCTTATCTGGTGAGAGCTGATTTATTTAAAGATTACCCCGAATTGGAAGAGGTATTCGATTCTCTGGAAGGCAAATTCAGCAACGAACTGTGTACAGAAATGAACTATATGATAGATGTGGAAAACAAAGATCCCTACAAGGTGGCATATGATTATTTAAAAGAAAACGGTTTTCTCTCATAACCGAATCAAAGCTCCTCTGGACGAACGGGTGAAAATAGTGTAATATAAAAAAGATATAAAAATTATGGAGCGAAACGCATGAACTTACGTGAAAAACTAAAAGATAAAAAAAGAGTCGTGGTAAAAATCGGTTCCTCCTCCCTGACCCATGAGGAGACAGGCCGTTTAAATCTCACAAAAATGGAAATATTGGTCAGAGAACTGGCAGACCTTCACAACCAAGGGAAGGATGTCATCGTGGTGTCATCCGGGGCTATCGCTGTTGGAAGAAGTGCCATGGGCATTCGCAGGCGTCCGGAGGAGCTGGCCGAAAAGCAGGCTTGCGCTGCTGTGGGACAGGCCAGGCTTATGATGATCTATCAGAAGCTCTTTGCAGAATACAATCAGACTGCAGCCCAAGTGCTTATGACAAAATACACCATGATCAATGCAGCCACCAGAGACAATGCCATAAATACCTTCAATAAGCTGTTTGATATGGGGGCGATTCCCATTGTAAATGAAAATGATACGATCTCCACGGATGAAATTGAATTTGGTGACAATGACACTCTTTCCGCTTTGGTAGCCGCTTTAGTGGATGCCGATATGCTGATCCTTCTGTCCGATATTGACGGTCTCTTTACAGATGACCCCAATCAGAACCCGGACGCCCAATTTATCGATGTGGTGGAAAAGATAGACAGCCATCTGGAGAAAATGGCCAAGGGCAGCACAGGAAGTTCTGTGGGCACCGGAGGTATGGCAACAAAACTGACAGCCGCACACATAGCAACAAGCGCAGGTGCCGATATGGTGATTGCCAACGGAGAGGATTTCCATGTGATTCATAAGATCATGCAGGGAAAAAACCACGGCACTTTGTTTTTATCAGACAAAAAAGAAGAATTTTATCTGGATGATATTATCCAAAAACTTTAACGACAACCGGAACCGTGAAAGGCTGTATTGTTACACGTGAAGAATCCACTTGTTACAGCTTTCTTACGGTCAATGCAGTAAATACACAGACCGTTGCCAGAGAGGAGACGATACATGAACCAGGAACAGATAGACAGAATCAATGAGCTTGCCAGAAAGTCAAAAGTTACTGAACTGACAAAAGAGGAGAAAGAAGAGCAGAAAAAACTCCGCACCGAGTACATTGCTACCATCCGTATGAATATGCGTTCTCAGTTGGACAACATTGATATTCAGGAAAAAGATGGCACTGTCACAAACCTCGGACAAAAATACGGACTCAAAACAAAGCATTGATTTTTATAAGAAAAGAACACAGGAAAAGGTTGGGTGTATGACATGATTTGATACATTCCGACCTTTTTTTCTTTTCTGTTACGATATTATGTAAATTTTAATGATTGAAAATTAAAATCCGTTATAGTAAAATAGGTCTGAATGTTTTGATGATAAAATTGAGGTAACGATTCAGCAGGTCTGTACATTCCCTGTGCCGACCGTAAAAGAACATTTTGCAGCCGTGCTGCCAAAGCAATCATCCATGGATTTCTGCCTGCAGATGTGAGGATGCTGAACTGTTACAAATTGGGAAAGGATATGGAATGAATCAGGAAAATTTGGAAGAAATTCTGGGAAATATAGATATAAGCGGCGAAGCGCCGGTTCTTGAACCGGACCGCCAATATTATTTCATGAAAAAAGCACGCATGCTTGTAAAGGAAAAAAGCGAGGATCTGGGACGGCCTCTGACTTTCTGTGTAAATACTTTCGGCTGCCAGATGAATGCCAGGGACTCTGAAAAACTGGTTGGTGTATTGGAAAATATCGGATATGTGGAAAAACAGGATGAGGATGCAGATTTCGTCATTTTCAATACCTGCACGGTCCGGGAAAATGCCAATCACCGTGTATACGGCCGCCTTGGCCAGCTTCATGCCAAGAAAAAGAAAAATCCTCATATGATGATAGCCCTCTGCGGATGCATGATGCAGGAGGCCCATGTGGTGGAAAAATTGAAAAAGAGCTATTCTTTTGTCAATCTCATTTTCGGCACACACAACATTTATAAATTTTCGGAGCTGATCGTCAGTGCGCTCACGTCTGACCGCATGGTCATTGATATCTGGAAAGACACAGACAAAATCGTGGAGGATCTGCCTGCGGAGCGGAAGTATTCCTTTAAATCCGGTGTCAACATCATGTTCGGATGCAACAATTTCTGCAGCTACTGCATTGTTCCCTATGTGCGCGGCCGGGAGAGAAGCCGAAGCCCGAGAGATATCATAAGAGAGATCGAACAGCTTGTGGCTGACGGCGTTGTGGAGGTTATGCTTCTGGGGCAGAATGTTAATTCTTACGGTAAAAACCTGGAGGAACCTATGACGTTCGCCCAGCTTTTACAGGAGATTGAAAAAATAGAGGGGCTTCGCCGCATCCGTTTTATGACCTCCCATCCAAAGGATCTGTCGGACGAGCTGATCCAGGTGATGAAGAACAGCGAGAAAATCTGCAGACACCTTCATCTGCCCCTTCAGTCAGGCAGCAGCCGTATCTTAAAGCTGATGAACCGAAGATATGATAAGGAGCAGTATTTAACCCTGGTGGAGAAGATTCGGTCCGCAGTGCCGGATATTTCCCTTACCACAGATATCATTGTGGGATTTCCCGGCGAGACAGAGGAGGATTTCCTGGAGACCATGGATGTGGTGGAAAAGGTGCGCTATGACAGCGCCTTTACCTTTATTTATTCCAAGAGGACCGGAACACCTGCCGCTGTCATGGAAGACCAGATTTCCGAGGAGGCTGTGAAAGACCGTTTTGACAGGCTTCTCAAAAGAGTACAGGAGATAGGCCGGGAGATGTCGTCCAGGGATACAGGTACAGTACAGGAGGTTCTTGTTGAGGAACAGAATGAGCATGATAAATCCCTTATGACAGGAAGACTGTCCAACAATATTCTGGTGCATTTTCCAGGAGATGCCTCTTTGATCGGCAGTCTGGTCAAGGTACAGCTGGATGAGTGCAGGGGATTTTATTACATGGGTACGAAAGTAGGATGACAAAATATGGGACTTACATTTAAAGACGTGGATGTTGCATCACTCTCACCGATGATGCAGCATTACGTGAAGACAAAAGAGGAAAATAAAGACTGTATTATCTTTTACCGCCTGGGTGATTTTTATGAGATGTTCTTTGACGACGCTGTCAC is a window encoding:
- a CDS encoding ABC transporter permease; its protein translation is MSLELVFEHLYLVVVSCAVVIAVGIPLGIFTYYHEKLGKIVLTAVDLIQTVPVLAVMGLLMTVFGANSLTVITAMILYLLLPVVRNTNTGLNHVNPLLKETADAMGMNRRQKLVKVEFPLAFPFILTGIRITVVNAVGVAVFGTFVGGGGLGSILYQGIRIQNLNLILEGTLVLLVMSMCFDYLLGFYEKKIGRLI
- a CDS encoding ABC transporter permease → MQEFIDKYAEKLGIAILQHIGYVLVSVGIAVVIALVLAGVLSRYRKAAGFILPVISVFQTVPGIVFIGLLMLKFGMTQFTVVLALSIYAIFPILKNAYQGFVEVEPGIIEVAQGCGMNRKQIFFQVELPLAMPAIFSGVRMSLIYTVSWAILAAMIGQGGLGEFIYRGIDANVKEYIVIGSIPIAILAIVFRLLIDRLEKIVVSKGIQED
- the miaB gene encoding tRNA (N6-isopentenyl adenosine(37)-C2)-methylthiotransferase MiaB, translated to MNQENLEEILGNIDISGEAPVLEPDRQYYFMKKARMLVKEKSEDLGRPLTFCVNTFGCQMNARDSEKLVGVLENIGYVEKQDEDADFVIFNTCTVRENANHRVYGRLGQLHAKKKKNPHMMIALCGCMMQEAHVVEKLKKSYSFVNLIFGTHNIYKFSELIVSALTSDRMVIDIWKDTDKIVEDLPAERKYSFKSGVNIMFGCNNFCSYCIVPYVRGRERSRSPRDIIREIEQLVADGVVEVMLLGQNVNSYGKNLEEPMTFAQLLQEIEKIEGLRRIRFMTSHPKDLSDELIQVMKNSEKICRHLHLPLQSGSSRILKLMNRRYDKEQYLTLVEKIRSAVPDISLTTDIIVGFPGETEEDFLETMDVVEKVRYDSAFTFIYSKRTGTPAAVMEDQISEEAVKDRFDRLLKRVQEIGREMSSRDTGTVQEVLVEEQNEHDKSLMTGRLSNNILVHFPGDASLIGSLVKVQLDECRGFYYMGTKVG
- a CDS encoding glycine betaine ABC transporter substrate-binding protein produces the protein MKKWKNRAFLLSACLVLVCAFSGCSDKKDKNTVTIIDGDFAEMKFFTQVAKILIENKTSLKVDVQDSMASNLAFEQIKEGKMDIYMSYDGSLLAAYLGKDPSDVPEGTSLYDYANQLGKESANVMLTPKLGEENTYVVAVNKELAEKYNLKCVSDLKKHAPDLVFAAEHEFFDEGSTHYDAFVDFYGLSFQEGITIDRGLKYTGMSSGNMDVTIVYTTDGLNRKFELTTLKDDKKFFPEYNGAYLVRADLFKDYPELEEVFDSLEGKFSNELCTEMNYMIDVENKDPYKVAYDYLKENGFLS
- a CDS encoding DUF896 domain-containing protein, translating into MNQEQIDRINELARKSKVTELTKEEKEEQKKLRTEYIATIRMNMRSQLDNIDIQEKDGTVTNLGQKYGLKTKH
- the proB gene encoding glutamate 5-kinase — encoded protein: MNLREKLKDKKRVVVKIGSSSLTHEETGRLNLTKMEILVRELADLHNQGKDVIVVSSGAIAVGRSAMGIRRRPEELAEKQACAAVGQARLMMIYQKLFAEYNQTAAQVLMTKYTMINAATRDNAINTFNKLFDMGAIPIVNENDTISTDEIEFGDNDTLSALVAALVDADMLILLSDIDGLFTDDPNQNPDAQFIDVVEKIDSHLEKMAKGSTGSSVGTGGMATKLTAAHIATSAGADMVIANGEDFHVIHKIMQGKNHGTLFLSDKKEEFYLDDIIQKL
- a CDS encoding ABC transporter ATP-binding protein, which produces MIEYRNVRKYYGDQLIIQDINMKVEDGEFVVIIGPSGCGKTTAIKMLNRLLETSDGNILINGIDNKEMDLIQLRTMIGYVIQQIGLFPNMTVEENISVVPQILKWNKEKTKERVRELLSMVNMPYDSYAKKYPRQLSGGQQQRIGVLRAMAVNPPIIIMDEPFGALDPITREILQNEVKKIQKNLHITVLFITHDMHEAMKLADRIVFMDQGKILQTASPKEMVLHPANETVAQFIRLQEVEAQKEQTSAKDLMQPLAGSVELARAVFVRETDSLETIGRNYDLSNNRKIYVQNQSGSVVGEITVESLILNSIKQV
- a CDS encoding trimethylamine methyltransferase family protein, with protein sequence MELEKFFFTQEDADFIHEQSLKVLAETGCVFDDAKAIEIFKKNGAKIDGVTVYFTKELVDKALSTVVDSFEIYRPDGTLYSMGRGSKTMCTAGSPPYILDENKFRFAVMDDYVNICKLVQTSDCLDMTHLNLCDVYDIDRNERVYHMMAALLKYTTLPVSITALMTAKEDTGMIASHLIDMVAQFTGVEKGHVLIGCVSPISPLAYIKEALDALYVYCERNQPIQLATCSLPVLTSQASLLGTVIQNNAELLAAITLIQLMKPGLPVFYGNTSTSTNLRKASMSLGSSETALISLATAKMAKYYHMPFRASGALNDAIDIDYQAGAESALNLMCGTLSDVDLVYFAAGMLSGFNVTSLEKYVVDEQLIKMVKRLYKGIAIDKTKDYTSGIQAVGPRGSFLKGRTPKEYRAEHFVPDIFVKQDYKSWESEGSISVKEKASQVVKQRLADYKAPDISAEQLAIIEKYL